Proteins from a genomic interval of Xiphias gladius isolate SHS-SW01 ecotype Sanya breed wild chromosome 23, ASM1685928v1, whole genome shotgun sequence:
- the ehd1a gene encoding EH domain-containing protein 1a: protein MFRKNLKKDPELFQNVSEGLRRLYRTKLFPLEDTYRFHDFHSPALEDADFDNKPMVLLVGQYSTGKTTFIRHLMEQDFPGMRIGPEPTTDSFIAVMHGEQEGVIPGNALVVDPKKPFRKLNAFGNAFLNRFMCAQMPNPVLESISIIDTPGILSGEKQRISRGYDFAAVLEWFAERVDRIILLFDAHKLDISDEFSEVIRALKNHEDKMRVVLNKADQISTQQLMRVYGALMWSLGKIINTPEVVRVYIGSFWAQPLLVPDNRKLFEAEEQDLFLDIQSLPRNAALRKLNDLIKRARLAKVQAYIISSLKKEMPSMFGKDSKKKELISNLGEIYHKIEKEHQISPGDFPNLAKMQELLNGQDFSKFAALKPKLLEAVEDMLANDIARLMAMVRQEEASMPSQSVKGGAFEGTMSGPFGHGYGEGASEGIDELEWVVGRDKPTYDEIFYTLSPINGKVSGAAAKKEMLKSKLPNTVLGKIWKLADVDKDGLLDDEEFALANHLIKVKLEGHELPPTLPDHLVPPSKRGTVLQD from the exons ATGTTCAGAAAAAACTTGAAGAAGGACCCCGAGCTGTTTCAGAACGTGTCGGAAGGGCTGCGGCGGCTATACCGGACCAAACTGTTCCCGCTGGAGGACACGTATCGATTCCACGACTTCCACTCCCCTGCGCTCGAAGATGCCGACTTCGACAACAAGCCCATGGTCCTCCTGGTGGGTCAGTACTCCACCGGGAAGACCACCTTCATCCGGCACCTCATGGAGCAGGACTTCCCCGGTATGCGGATTGGCCCCGAGCCGACCACAGACTCTTTCATCGCGGTGATGCACGGCGAACAGGAGGGGGTGATACCGGGCAATGCTCTCGTTGTCGACCCCAAGAAGCCTTTCCGCAAACTCAACGCCTTTGGCAACGCGTTCCTCAACAG GTTCATGTGTGCCCAGATGCCAAACCCTGTCCTGGAGAGCATCAGTATCATCGATACTCCTGGAATCCTGTCCGGGGAGAAACAGAGGATAAGCAGAg GTTACGACTTTGCCGCGGTGCTCGAATGGTTTGCAGAGCGCGTCGACCGCATCATCCTCTTGTTCGACGCCCACAAGCTGGACATCTCTGATGAGTTCTCCGAGGTGATCCGTGCTCTCAAGAACCACGAGGACAAAATGCGCGTGGTGCTGAACAAGGCGGACCAGATCAGCACTCAGCAGCTGATGAGGGTCTACGGAGCGCTAATGTGGTCTCTGGGGAAAATCATCAACACACCTGAG GTTGTGCGTGTGTACATCGGATCATTCTGGGCACAGCCCCTGTTGGTCCCAGACAACAGGAAGTTGTTTGAGGCAGAGGAGCAGGACCTGTTCTTAGACATCCAGTCATTGCCACGTAACGCGGCCCTACGCAAACTCAACGACCTGATCAAACGCGCACGTCTCGCCAAG GTGCAAGCCTACATTATCAGCTCTCTGAAAAAGGAGATGCCCAGTATGTTTGGAAAGGACTCCAAGAAGAAGGAGCTGATATCCAACCTGGGAGAAATCTACCATAAGATTGAGAAGGAGCACCAGATCTCACCTGGAGACTTCCCCAATCTGGCCAAGATGCAG GAGCTGCTGAATGGCCAGGACTTCTCCAAGTTTGCAGCGCTGAAGCCCAAGCTGCTGGAGGCGGTGGAAGACATGCTCGCCAACGACATTGCCCGTCTCATGGCCATGGTGCGCCAGGAAGAGGCCTCCATGCCCAGCCAGTCTGTCAAGGGTGGAGCCTTTGAGGGAACCATGAGTGGTCCCTTTGGTCATGGCTATGGAGAGGGTGCAAGTGAAGGCATCGATGAGCTGGAGTGGGTGGTGGGTCGCGACAAGCCTACATACGATGAGATCTTCTACACCCTCTCTCCCATCAACGGCAAAGTGTCAGGTGCTGCAGCCAAGAAAGAGATGCTGAAGTCCAAGCTGCCCAACACAGTGCTGGGAAAGATCTGGAAGCTGGCAGATGTGGATAAAGACGGACTCCTTGATGACGAGGAGTTCGCCCTTGCCAACCACCTCATCAAGGTGAAGTTGGAGGGCCACGAGCTGCCGCCCACGCTGCCTGATCACCTGGTGCCCCCGTCCAAGCGTGGGACAGTCCTCCAGGATTAG
- the ubxn1 gene encoding UBX domain-containing protein 1: MSELTTLESLLEMGFERNRAEKAVANTGNQGIEQAMDWLMEHENDPDIDEPFVPPVGNVLGGEVDSQSSTEQPTLADTAEETAGGDYENDEDSKQPMTEEEKREQVKRLEELMRVKQAERRERERAEEVEREKQRRRQGQELQQIRQKLQDDDMKKLAEQRRREKMEDKLARQRVKEKIARDREERAQKFGGGGTPSTAATSQLAQPSPSSPTSQGPPPTKKEYDESRIQVRMLDGSTITTVFKAQEPLAAVRVYVQMNGNTPEGQDFTLLSPYPRHVYTELDMEKPLKELGLVPSAVLVVTKK, translated from the exons atgtcagaGCTAACAACACTAGAGAGCCTGCTGGAGATGGGCTTTGAGAGAAACAGAGC GGAAAAGGCGGTGGCCAACACGGGAAACCAGGGGATAGAACAAGCCATGGACTG GTTAATGGAGCATGAGAACGACCCTGACATTGATGAGCCCTTTGTGCCGCCTGTGGGAAACGTCCTGGGAGGAGAAGTAGACAGCCAGTCCAGCACGGAACAGCCGACACTAGCCGACACCGCTGAAG AGACAGCAGGTGGAGACTATGAGAATGATGAGGATTCAAAGCAGCcaatgacagaggaggagaaacgtGAGCAAGTGAAGAG GCTAGAGGAACTGATGCGGGTGAagcaggcagagagaagagagcgaGAACGGGCagaagaggtggagagggagaagcagcGGAGGAGGCAGGGCCAAGAGCTGCAGCAGATCCGCCAAAAGCTACAGGATGATGATATGAAGAAGCTAGCTGAGCAGCGcaggagagaaaagatggaggaCAAACTGGCAAG GCAAAGGGTTAAAGAGAAGATAGCAcgtgacagagaggagagagcgcAAAAG TTTGGAGGCGGAGGAACACCGAGCACGGCTGCAACATCCCAGCTTGCCCAGCCCAGTCCCTCATCACCCACCAGTCAGGGTCCTCCACCTACTAAGAAGGAGTATGATGAGTCCAGGATACAG GTTCGCATGTTGGATGGCTCGACCATCACGACAGTCTTCAAGGCCCAGGAGCCGCTGGCGGCAGTGCGCGTCTACGTGCAGATGAACGGCAACACACCTGAGGGTCAGGACTTCACGCTGCTGTCGCCCTACCCCCGTCACGTCTACACCGAACTGGACATGGAGAAGCCCCTGAAAGAGCTGG GTTTGGTGCCTTCAGCTGTGCTGGTTGTTACCAAGAAGTGA
- the map1lc3cl gene encoding microtubule-associated proteins 1A/1B light chain 3C, producing the protein MAPFEKSMEMMPFKQRKCLATRKDEVCSIRSKFPNKLPVIVERYIREKTLPLLDKTKFLVPFELTLGQFLCLLRNKIALDSTQALFLLVAEKSMSCMSSSMGEVYSRYSDTDGFLYITYASQEIFGAPRPAAGRPC; encoded by the exons atggctcCTTTTGAGAAATCCATGGAGATGATGCCCTTCAAGCAGAGGAAATGCCTCG CAACAAGAAAAGATGAAGTGTGCAGCATTCGGTCTAAATTCCCCAACAAGTTGCCT GTGATTGTTGAACGTTACATCCGTGAAAAGACTCTCCCCCTGTTGGACAAAACGAAGTTCCTGGTTCCCTTTGAGCTCACCCTCGGTCAGTTCCTCTGCCTGCTCAG GAATAAGATTGCATTGGACTCTACCCAGGCTCTGTTCCTCCTGGTGGCGGAGAAGAGCATGTCCTGCATGTCCTCTAGCATGGGGGAGGTTTACTCCCGCTACAGCGACACTGATGGCTTCCTCTACATCACCTATGCCTCACAGGAGATATTCGGAGCACCTCGACCGGCAGCCGGGCGGCCCTGCTGA
- the si:ch211-114c17.1 gene encoding pre-mRNA-processing factor 39 produces MAAEGGEELSGNGELEESSAMDASEVPAPPPIEMADLSEENGSAAVAPEAPLGPDPSSFSMPPVAEDEEGELPADFERLWKAANDNPQDFTSWTDLLQYCEQESHVTASRRALVAFLARYPLCYGYWKKFADLERRAGYNNKAEEVCVQGLQVIPLSVDLWIHYINLLLGTLDMNLPESPKRIRSVFEEAVAAAGLDFHSDRLWDLYVEWEKEQGNMRNAGAILDRVLKVPTQLYNTHYDKFKEHLNNHEPKEVLSPEEYEELRTLCRQSQKAERAEQAQEEEEERPPGEEEPATPEGTDTEELMQKIREQVLVRRDKVYQDNEGEVRKRWHFEDAIKRPYFHVKSLDRLQLRAWHSYLDWEIAQLNKDTEDPNPDPNQAATEGSEVTAQPHEVSEDAAVAQDDHRVRILFERCLIACALYEEFWTRYIQYLEPQSVDEARAVYKRACEIHLTYKPNIHMQWATFEERHSDLTEARRVLEALEKNLPGLAVVRLRRAALERRAGHLDQSEALLRDAVAESKEKPTLHAFYSIKLARLLLKLGRNPSRARRVLQEALEISPDNDKLHLNLLELEVSGDPWASAEAVQECVMRALAAPLAPHTKILFSQRGLQFAEDYSNSIQSVLSVYEEHQKLLKELGGTKRGAENGDEDSEKLSKSEDGSAVAVSTQVPPTMPHVPITTPPPSMMGADMSAQASYSGYSNWYQQPQYSSYGYQNTWNYNQGYYPPS; encoded by the exons ATGGCGGCGGAAGGAGGCGAAGAGCTGAGCGGCAACGGGGAGCTCGAAGAATCTTCAG CCATGGATGCTTCTGAGGTTCCTGCACCGCCTCCAATTGAGATGGCTGACCTGTCAGAAGAGAACGGCAGCGCCGCCGTGGCCCCGGAGGCTCCTCTGGGCCCTGACCCTTCTTCCTTCTCCATGCCTCCAGTTGCAGAGGACGAGGAGGGGGAACTGCCAGCTGACTTTGAGCGTCTGTGGAAGGCCGCCAACGACAACCCTCAAGACTTCACCAGCTGGACCGACCTACTGCAATACTGCGAGCAAGAG AGTCACGTCACAGCGTCACGCAGAGCGCTGGTGGCCTTCCTCGCTCGCTACCCGCTCTGCTACGGCTACTGGAAGAAATTTGCTGATCTGGAGCGCCGCGCAGGGTACAACAACAAAGCAGAGGAG GTGTGTGTTCAGGGTCTCCAGGTGATCCCTCTCAGTGTAGATCTGTGGATCCACTACATCAATCTGTTGCTGGGAACACTGGACATGAACCTGCCTGAGTCGCCGAAGCGGATTCGCAG TGTGTTTGAGGAAGCGGTTGCGGCAGCAGGTCTGGACTTCCACTCAGACCGGCTTTGGGATCTGTATGTTGAGTGGGAGAAGGAGCAGGGGAACATGAGGAACGCAGGGGCCATCCTGGACCGAGTCCTCAAAGTCCCCACCCAGCTCTACAACACGCACTACGACAA GTTCAAGGAGCACCTGAACAACCATGAGCCAAAAGAGGTGCTCTCCCCGGAGGAGTATGAGGAGCTGAGGACGTTGTGCCGTCAGAGCCAGAAGGCAGAGCGTGCTGAACAGgcccaggaggaggaggaggagaggccaCCGGGGGAGGAAGAGCCCGCCACACCTGAGGGTACAGACACA GAGGAACTGATGCAGAAGATTAGGGAACAAGTGCTGGTTCGCAGGGACAAAGTGTACCAGGACAACGAGGGAGAAGTCCGCAAGAGATGGCACTTTGAAGATGCT ATCAAGCGGCCCTACTTCCACGTCAAGTCACTCGACCGCCTTCAGCTGCGAGCCTGGCACTCCTACCTGGACTGGGAGATCGCTCAGCTGAACAAGGATACCGAAGACCCCAACCCAG ATCCAAACCAGGCGGCCacagaggggtcagaggtcacggcTCAGCCTCATGAAGTGTCAGAGGATGCTGCAGTTGCCCAAGACGACCATAGGGTTCGCATCCTCTTTGAGCGTTGCCTGATCGCCTGTGCTCTGTATGAGGAGTTCTGGACCAGg TACATCCAGTACCTGGAGCCGCAGAGTGTGGACGAGGCCCGAGCTGTTTACAAACGAGCCTGTGAGATCCACCTGACGTACAAACCCAACATCCACATGCAGTGGGCCACCTTTGAGGAGAGGCACA GTGATTTAACCGAGGCTCGGCGAGTGCTGGAGGCCCTGGAGAAAAACCTGCCAGGGTTGGCGGTGGTCCGTCTCCGCAGGGCCGCTCTGGAGAGAAGAGCAGGCCATCTGGACCAATCAGAGGCCTTGCTGCGGGACGCGGTGGCGGAATCCAAAGAGAAACCCACGTTACACGCTTTCTACTCCATCAAGCTGGCTCGTCTGCTGCTTAAACTAGGCAGGAACCCCAGCAGAGCCCGCAGAGTTTTACAGGAGGCGCTGGAGATTAGTCCG gaTAATGATAAACTGCACTTGAACCTGTTGGAACTCGAGGTTTCGGGAGACCCCTGGGCCTCAGCTGAGGCGGTGCAAGAGTGTGTGATGCGAGCCCTGGCAGCCCCTCTCGCCCCACACACCAAGATCCTCTTTTCACAGAGAGGCCTGCAGTTCGCAGAGGACTACAGCAACTCCATCCAGAG TGTGCTGTCTGTCTATGAAGAGCACCAGAAACTTTTGAAGGAGCTTGGTGGAacaaagagaggagcagagaatgG GGATGAGGATTCAGAGAAACTGAGCAAAAGTGAGGATGGCTCCGCTGTTGCCGTGTCCACACAAGTCCCACCTACTATGCCGCATGTCCCCATCACCACGCCCCCTCCTTCTATGATGGGCGCCGACATGAGCGCACAGGCCAGTTACAGCGGATACAGCAACTGGTACCAG CAACCGCAGTACAGCAGCTACGGTTACCAGAACACCTGGAACTACAACCAGGGCTACTATCCCCCCAGCTAA